A region from the Cannabis sativa cultivar Pink pepper isolate KNU-18-1 chromosome 9, ASM2916894v1, whole genome shotgun sequence genome encodes:
- the LOC133030770 gene encoding uncharacterized protein LOC133030770 gives MGGLNRVYEFLNPGAIATDAGDKSNRCQALVARMTRMTNSEKWLIAPYNNRKMFHWMLVVIQPSTQTVAYLDSGNDDIPDDLNFIISTSFTMYNRMVRRPDRPTQWMNPICPQQPDDKQCGYYVMKFIESFMVVEDPIQLLTRQDRFSTPYTNDEINIMRDGWIHYVKAEAERQQLPC, from the exons ATGGGTGGGTTGAATCGAGTCTATGAATTTTTAAATCCGGGTGCGATTGCCACTGATGCAGGGGATAAGAGTAATCGTTGCCAAGCACTAGTCGCTCGAATGACTAGGATGACTAATTCAGAGAAATGGCTTATTGCCCCATATAATAATAG GAAGATGTTTCACTGGATGCTTGTAGTCATCCAGCCAAGTACGCAGACGGTGGCGTACTTGGATTCAGGCAACGACGACATCCCGGATGATTTGAACTTtattatatccac ATCGTTCACAATGTATAACCGAATGGTACGACGACCTGATCGACCTACCCAGTGGATGAATCCTATTTGTCCTCAACAACCTGATGACAAACAGTGTGGATACTACGTCATGAAATTCATTGAAAGTTTCATGGTCGTAGAAGATCCAATACAATTGTTGACCCGACAAGATAGGTTCTCCACTCCGTACACGAATGATGAGATAAATATTATGCGTGATGGGTGGATTCATTATGTGAAAGCGGAAGCGGAGCGACAACAATTACCGTGTTAG